In Trifolium pratense cultivar HEN17-A07 linkage group LG7, ARS_RC_1.1, whole genome shotgun sequence, a genomic segment contains:
- the LOC123896665 gene encoding uncharacterized protein LOC123896665: MPQTERACKHVDTTTRSPSIATMEQFLRGGESSRMSPTYSTSPSSPSSSYFEKVKHHDPEEDQGLYQRKSVLSKVKERAKKLVSRNSLSRRRQDEDNFTPSWGVSLEDEEGEEEDAEYLGAPIYESELAPEEYKENARQHPRANPVISEKRVLKTTKPGEQQDKQNALSPVKSSTTITPQLATSSTTTNSPNQDTTMTHEKLTPTIVDKTAKALTHSASSKPHVTSIITPVAPLSSSMMRNNSSPSSSSPLSHVKFATSPKSPNNSQSLMSPRRSSNGISVIEKVKGAVNSLLRNDEQPQQKYFVKSPTTRANSSQISNTTTHEVGQGAENHGRILQTN, from the exons ATGCCTCAGACAGAACGTGCTTGCAAACATGTTGATACTACAACAAGAAGTCCTAGCATTGCTACCATGGAACAATTCCTCCGAG GAGGGGAATCCTCAAGGATGTCACCAACCTACTCCACCTCCCCTTCTTCCCCTTCGTCTTCGTACTTCGAGAAGGTGAAGCACCATGACCCAGAAGAAGATCAAGGCCTATATCAGCGAAAATCGGTTCTCAGCAAAGTGAAGGAGAGAGCCAAGAAATTAGTATCACGCAACAGCCTCAGTAGGAGACGCCAGGACGAAGATAATTTCACTCCGTCTTGGGGTGTTAGTttagaagatgaagaaggagaagaagaagatgctGAATACCTTGGAGCTCCAA tcTATGAATCAGAGCTAGCCCCTGAAGAATACAAAGAAAATGCAAGACAACATCCAAGAGCAAATCCAGTAATCTCTGAGAAGCGCGTTTTGAAGACGACGAAACCAGGAGAACAACAAGATAAACAAAATGCACTTAGTCCTGTCAAATCCTCAACAACAATAACTCCTCAACTtgcaacatcatcaacaactacTAATAGCCCAAATCAAGACACAACAATGACTCATGAAAAACTCACACCAACCATTGTTGATAAAACAGCAAAGGCATTAACTCATTCTGCTTCCTCAAAACCTCATGTTACTTCTATAATTACTCCTGTTGCTCCTTTGAGTTCATCAATGATGCGAAATAATTCTTCACCGTCCTCATCTTCGCCATTGAGTCATGTGAAGTTTGCTACTAGTCCAAAAAGTCCAAATAATTCTCAATCATTAATGAGTCCTAGGAGAAGTTCTAATGGTATTAGTGTGATTGAGAAGGTGAAAGGAGCTGTAAATTCTTTGCTAAGAAATGATGAACAAccacaacaaaaatattttgtaaaaagtCCTACAACACGTGCTAATTCTTCACAAATAAGCAACACTACTACTCATGAAG TTGGTCAAGGAGCGGAGAACCATGGAAGAATTCTTCAGACAAATTAA
- the LOC123896666 gene encoding uncharacterized protein LOC123896666, translating into MENKSDLLIKRGKGGCPTRLQKHAPASLDIHMVLNERPSNPFGDPSRAIPLLSPLILSPKPLIYADIALQALKSEDSIDEGSSSSSSSTPGSKGWEHPAIASYPSPSSLCSFFQNQCVFVNNAQ; encoded by the coding sequence atggaGAACAAAAGTGATTTATTGATAAAGAGAGGTAAAGGAGGGTGCCCTACAAGGCTCCAAAAGCATGCACCAGCCTCTCTAGACATTCATATGGTTCTTAATGAACGTCCCTCTAACCCTTTTGGTGATCCTTCAAGGGCTATTCCATTATTATCACCACTTATTTTATCTCCAAAGCCATTAATCTATGCAGACATTGCCCTTCAAGCTCTTAAATCAGAGGATAGCATAGATGAGGGTAGTAGTAGTTCATCATCTTCGACGCCGGGATCAAAAGGGTGGGAACATCCAGCAATTGCTTCATATCCAAGTCCATCTTCTTTGTGTAGTTTCTTCCAAAACCAATGTGTTTTCGTCAACAATGCCCAATGA
- the LOC123894009 gene encoding transcription initiation factor IIA large subunit-like isoform X1: MAAAASSTSQVYIDVIEDVMTKVRDEFVNNGGPGEEVLRELQAIWESKMMQAGAVVGPIERTNGPNKPTPPVHDLNVPYEGNEEYETPTAEILFPPTPLQTPIQTPLPGTGETPSYNIPTGQSDYSSGNDTGANADLKGGRTGPYMQPPSPWMMNQRPPLDVNVAYVEGRDEADRGASNQPTTQDFFQMPGGKRKRNDLPPPYDAGGYIPQQDGAGDVVSGDFEIEVCGGSISFSSQHTNSKGKIPANLERLASSSRIPQLDGPIPYEDDVLSTPNIYNYGGVYSEDYNIANTPAPPEVPVSTPALVAQNEVVNDDEDDEPPLNENDDDDLDDLDQGDDQNTSHLVLAQFDKVTRTKSRWKCTLKDGIMHINNKDILFNKANGEFDF, translated from the exons ATGGCTGCTGCCGCTTCATCCACAAGCCAGGTTTATATCGATGTAATCGAAGATGTCATGACCAAAGTTCGCGATGAGTTTGTCAACAACGGTGGTCCTGGTGAAGAAGTTCTCCGAGAGCTTCAAGCC ATTTGGGAATCGAAGATGATGCAAGCTGGTGCAGTGGTTGGTCCAATTGAGAGGACTAATGGACCGAATAAACCGACACCTCCGGTTCATGATCTTAATGTTCCGTATGAGGGAAATGAGGAGTATGAAACTCCTACTGCTGAGATACTCTTTCCTCCT ACGCCATTGCAAACTCCGATTCAAACTCCTTTACCTGGAACTGGGGAGACCCCGTCATATAATATTCCTACTGGACAGAGTGACTACTCTTCTGGGAATGATACTGGTGCAAATGCTGATCTGAAAGGTGGAAGAACAGGCCCTTACATG CAACCTCCTTCTCCTTGGATGATGAATCAGAGGCCCCCACTTGATGTCAACGTTG CTTATGTGGAAGGACGGGATGAGGCAGATAGAGGAGCTTCGAATCAACCTACGACACAG GACTTCTTCCAAATGCCTGGTGGAAAGCGGAAACGCAATGATTTGCCTCCACCATATGATGCTGGAGGATATATACCTCAGCAAGATGGAGCTGGTGATGTTGTGTCTGGCGATTTTGAAATTGAG GTATGTGGAGGGAGCATCTCCTTCAGTTCACAACACACTAACTCAAAAGGGAAAATTCCCGCAAATTTGGAGAGACTGGCTTCTAGTTCTAGGATTCCTCAACTTGATGGACCGATTCCTTACGAGGATGATGTGCTTTCTACTCCAAAT ATTTACAATTATGGTGGAGTTTACAGTGAAGACTACAACATTGCAAATACACCAGCTCCTCCTG AAGTACCAGTAAGCACACCTGCTCTCGTAGCTCAAAATGAGGTGGtaaatgatgatgaagatgatgagcctccactaaatgaaaatgatgatgatgatttggaTGACTTGGACCAAGGAGATGATCAGAATACAAGTCATCTCGTTTTGGCCCAATTTGACAAG GTGACACGTACCAAGAGCAGGTGGAAATGCACATTAAAGGATGGCATCATGCACATAAATAACAAGGATATTCTCTTCAACAAG GCAAACGGAGAGTTTGACTTCTGA
- the LOC123894009 gene encoding transcription initiation factor IIA subunit 1-like isoform X2, which translates to MAAAASSTSQVYIDVIEDVMTKVRDEFVNNGGPGEEVLRELQAIWESKMMQAGAVVGPIERTNGPNKPTPPVHDLNVPYEGNEEYETPTAEILFPPTPLQTPIQTPLPGTGETPSYNIPTGQSDYSSGNDTGANADLKGGRTGPYMQPPSPWMMNQRPPLDVNVAYVEGRDEADRGASNQPTTQVCGGSISFSSQHTNSKGKIPANLERLASSSRIPQLDGPIPYEDDVLSTPNIYNYGGVYSEDYNIANTPAPPEVPVSTPALVAQNEVVNDDEDDEPPLNENDDDDLDDLDQGDDQNTSHLVLAQFDKVTRTKSRWKCTLKDGIMHINNKDILFNKANGEFDF; encoded by the exons ATGGCTGCTGCCGCTTCATCCACAAGCCAGGTTTATATCGATGTAATCGAAGATGTCATGACCAAAGTTCGCGATGAGTTTGTCAACAACGGTGGTCCTGGTGAAGAAGTTCTCCGAGAGCTTCAAGCC ATTTGGGAATCGAAGATGATGCAAGCTGGTGCAGTGGTTGGTCCAATTGAGAGGACTAATGGACCGAATAAACCGACACCTCCGGTTCATGATCTTAATGTTCCGTATGAGGGAAATGAGGAGTATGAAACTCCTACTGCTGAGATACTCTTTCCTCCT ACGCCATTGCAAACTCCGATTCAAACTCCTTTACCTGGAACTGGGGAGACCCCGTCATATAATATTCCTACTGGACAGAGTGACTACTCTTCTGGGAATGATACTGGTGCAAATGCTGATCTGAAAGGTGGAAGAACAGGCCCTTACATG CAACCTCCTTCTCCTTGGATGATGAATCAGAGGCCCCCACTTGATGTCAACGTTG CTTATGTGGAAGGACGGGATGAGGCAGATAGAGGAGCTTCGAATCAACCTACGACACAG GTATGTGGAGGGAGCATCTCCTTCAGTTCACAACACACTAACTCAAAAGGGAAAATTCCCGCAAATTTGGAGAGACTGGCTTCTAGTTCTAGGATTCCTCAACTTGATGGACCGATTCCTTACGAGGATGATGTGCTTTCTACTCCAAAT ATTTACAATTATGGTGGAGTTTACAGTGAAGACTACAACATTGCAAATACACCAGCTCCTCCTG AAGTACCAGTAAGCACACCTGCTCTCGTAGCTCAAAATGAGGTGGtaaatgatgatgaagatgatgagcctccactaaatgaaaatgatgatgatgatttggaTGACTTGGACCAAGGAGATGATCAGAATACAAGTCATCTCGTTTTGGCCCAATTTGACAAG GTGACACGTACCAAGAGCAGGTGGAAATGCACATTAAAGGATGGCATCATGCACATAAATAACAAGGATATTCTCTTCAACAAG GCAAACGGAGAGTTTGACTTCTGA
- the LOC123894010 gene encoding myosin-14-like: MEARHASLGRRTLEEIRQKRAAERLVKASSGPDLSQVPTIPEMAGMNKSDSGNRLSETDVSSLLSQIKELQKKNNELDEENKKTSLKLQTMEIDNGAMHKKLSELEQNTVPSLRKALRDVAMEKDAAVVAREDLLAQLRTLKKCLKEAEEEQYRAEEDAAALRAELNSIQQQSMTNTVSTIPSLGGPPDHHLQILEKELAGLKLELQRESLMRHQGQQQLANEQSRIASLMSEKQELEEKLNSMSREAAEVSDKATHKAFTLEDKQKLDKQLHDMALAVERLENSRQKLLMEIDSQSTEIERLFEENSNLSNSYQEATGAATRWENQVMECLKQNEELRGLLEKLRVEQANGLPDSSKNGVHEVGSSTSTGEVASLKGQLVKELGRAEALSAEVMQLSAQLEQVKQAYDGLARFYRPVLRNIESGLIKMKQDSSLAVQ; the protein is encoded by the exons ATGGAAGCTCGTCATGCATCTCTAGGTCGACGAACG CTTGAAGAAATTCGTCAAAAGAGAGCTGCGGAAAGATTGGTTAAAGCCTCTTCTGGACCAGATCTCAGCCAGGTTCCGACCATCCCCG agaTGGCTGGGATGAACAAATCTGATAGCGGAAATAGACTCTCTGAG ACAGATGTTAGTTCTCTATTATCTCAAATAAAAgaacttcaaaagaagaacAATGAGTTGGatgaagaaaataagaaaacaagttTAAAG CTTCAAACGATGGAAATCGATAATGGTGCAATGCACAAGAAATTGAGTGAACTG GAGCAAAATACGGTGCCATCTCTCAGAAAAGCTCTCAGGGATGTTGCAATGGAGAAAGATGCTGCAGTTGTTGCACGA GAGGACCTTTTAGCGCAGCTTCGTACCCTGAAGAAATGTCTTAAGGAAGCAGAAGAGGAGCAGTATCGC GCGGAGGAGGATGCAGCAGCATTGAGAGCAGAATTGAACTCAATTCAGCAACAGTCAATGACTAACACAGTTAGTACAATTCCATCTCTTGGTGGTCCACCAGACCACCATCTTCAAATATTAGAAAAGGAGTTAGCTGGTTTAAAGTTGGAACTACAG CGCGAGTCACTGATGAGGCACCAGGGGCAACAACAATTAGCAAACGAGCAAAGCCGCATTGCATCACTGATGTCTGAAAAGCAAGAGTTGGAAGAAAAACTAAACTCCATGTCAAGAGAGGCTGCAG AAGTCTCAGATAAAGCAACTCACAAGGCATTCACTTTG GAAGACAAACAGAAACTTGATAAGCAGTTGCATGATATGGCGTTAGCCGTAGAGAGGTTGGAAAACAGTAGGCAGAAACTTCTAATGGAG ATTGATTCGCAATCTACAGAAATAGAGAGGCTTTTTGAGGAAAATTCTAATCTCTCAAATTCATATCAAGAGGCAACTGGAGCAGCAACGAGATGGGAAAACCAG GTGATGGAGTGTCTTAAGCAAAACGAAGAGCTGCGTGGGCTCCTAGAAAAATTGCGAGTGGAACAGGCTAATGGCTTACCAGACTCCTCTAAGAATGGGGTACATGAGGTTGGTTCCTCGACATCTACAGGAGAGGTGGCATCTCTGAAG GGCCAACTTGTGAAGGAACTGGGCAGAGCAGAGGCACTATCAGCAGAAGTCATGCAGCTCTCTGCACAACTTGAACAAGTCAAACAAGCATATGATGGTCTTGCTCGCTT TTATAGGCCAGTGTTGCGCAACATCGAAAGCGGTCTCATAAAGATGAAGCAAGACAGCTCATTGGCTGTACAATGA